One stretch of Phocoena phocoena chromosome 10, mPhoPho1.1, whole genome shotgun sequence DNA includes these proteins:
- the MAK gene encoding serine/threonine-protein kinase MAK isoform X2 — MNRYTTMRQLGDGTYGSVLMGKSIESGELVAIKRMKRKFYSWDECMNLREVKSLKKLNHANVIKLKEVIRENDHLYFIFEYMKENLYQLMKDRNKLFPESVIRNIMYQILQGLAFIHKHGFFHRDMKPENLLCMGPELVKIADFGLARELRSQPPYTDYVSTRWYRAPEVLLRSSVYSSPIDMWAVGSIMAELYTLRPLFPGTSEVDEIFKICQVLGTPKKSDWPEGYQLASSMNFRFPQCVPINLKTLIPNASSEAIQLMTEMLSWNPKKRPTASQALKHPYFQVGQVLGPSSHHLEPKQTLNKHVQPLESKPPVADLEPTPLPDVSDQTAGQPQPKNSHQPLQSIQPPQNTGVQQPPKQQNQQKQPPTLFPSIIKNMPTKPNGTLGHKGARRRWGQAVFKAEDGWEEFEECDFGVSHSKKPSMCVFKETRKTDSPSWLSESVPAGPNHSTEENKNLPPAISLKSDSELSTASTAKQYYLKQSRYLPGVNPKNVSLIASGKDTNPYTWNNQLFPKSLGPTGAELAFKGSNAGNLGSYATYNQSGYIPSFLKKEVGSAGQRIHLAPLGATASEYPWNTKTGQGQFSGPTYNPTAKNLNIVNRAQPVSSVHGRTDWVAKYGGHR, encoded by the exons ATGAACCGATACACAACCATGAGACAGCTGGGGGACGGCACTTATGGGAGTGTGCTGATGGGCAAGAGTATCGAATCAGGGGAGCTGGTGGCCATCAAAAG aATGAAGAGAAAGTTCTATTCTTGGGATGAATGTATGAACTTGAGAGAAGTTAAG TCTCTGAAGAAACTTAATCATGCCAATGTGATTAAACTGAAAGAAGTTATCAGAGAAAATGaccatctttattttatatttgaatatatgaaagaaaacctCTATCAATTAATGAAAGACAG AAACAAGTTGTTCCCTGAGTCGGTCATCAGAAATATTATGTATCAAATATTGCAAGGGCTGGCATTTATCCATAAACATG GCTTTTTTCATAGGGATATGAAACCAGAAAACTTGCTTTGTATGGGCCCAGAACTTGTGAAAATTGCCGACTTTGGACTTGCAAGAGAATTAAGGTCACAGCCACCGTATACTGATTATGTATCCACCAGATG GTATCGTGCTCCTGAAGTTTTATTAAGATCTTCAGTTTACAGCTCTCCCATTGACATGTGGGCTGTTGGGAGTATAATGGCTGAACTATACACGTTAAGACCACTTTTCCCAGGGACAAGTGAGGTCGATGAAATCTTTAAGATTTGCCAAGTTTTAGGGACTCCCAAAAAA AGTGACTGGCCGGAAGGGTACCAGCTTGCATCCTCTATGAATTTCCGCTTTCCCCAGTGTGTTCCTATAAACTTAAAAACTCTTATTCCCAATGCCAGTAGTGAAGCTATTCAGCTTATGACTGAAATGTTGAGTTGGAATCCAAAGAAACGACCAACAGCAAGCCAG GCATTGAAACACCCATATTTTCAAGTCGGTCAAGTATTAGGCCCTTCCTCACATCATCTGGAACCGAAACAGACTTTAAATAAGCATGTGCAACCACTAGAGTCAAAGCCACCTGTAGCTGATCTAGAACCTACGCCTCTGCCAGACGTAAGTGACCAGACTGCCGGACAGCCCCAGCCTAAAAACAGCCACCAGCCACTGCAGTCCATCCAGCCGCCACAGAACACGGGTGTCCAGCAACCGCCCAAGCAGCAGAATCAACAGAAACAGCCACCAACACTATTTCCAAGTATCATCAAAAACATGCCAACC AAGCCAAATGGCACTCTGGGCCATAAAGGTGCCAGGAGGCGTTGGGGTCAGGCTGTGTTCAAGGCTGAAGACGgttgggaagagtttgaggaatGTGACTTCGGGGTCTCCCATTCCAAGAAGCCAAGCATGTGCGTTTTCAAAGAAACGAGGAAAACAGATTCTCCATCTTG GCTTTCAGAGTCCGTACCTGCAGGCCCCAACCACTCAACAGAGGAAAACAAGAACTTACCCCCTGCTATTTCCCTAAAATCTGATTCGGAATTGTCAACTGCTTCAACAGCTAAACAGTACTATTTGAAACAATCAAGATACCTTCCAG GTGTAAACCCCAAGAACGTGTCCTTGATAGCCAGTGGAAAGGATACGAACCCATATACCTGGAATAACCAGTTATTTCCTAAGTCGTTGGGACCCACGGGGGCAGAACTTGCTTTCAAAGGGAGTAATGCAG GAAATCTTGGAAGTTATGCTACTTACAATCAGTCAGGATATATTCCTTCCTTTCTCAAAAAAGAAGTGGGGTCAGCTGGCCAGAGGATACACTTAGCACCACTCGGTGCGACAGCTTCAG
- the MAK gene encoding serine/threonine-protein kinase MAK isoform X1, which yields MNRYTTMRQLGDGTYGSVLMGKSIESGELVAIKRMKRKFYSWDECMNLREVKSLKKLNHANVIKLKEVIRENDHLYFIFEYMKENLYQLMKDRNKLFPESVIRNIMYQILQGLAFIHKHGFFHRDMKPENLLCMGPELVKIADFGLARELRSQPPYTDYVSTRWYRAPEVLLRSSVYSSPIDMWAVGSIMAELYTLRPLFPGTSEVDEIFKICQVLGTPKKSDWPEGYQLASSMNFRFPQCVPINLKTLIPNASSEAIQLMTEMLSWNPKKRPTASQALKHPYFQVGQVLGPSSHHLEPKQTLNKHVQPLESKPPVADLEPTPLPDVSDQTAGQPQPKNSHQPLQSIQPPQNTGVQQPPKQQNQQKQPPTLFPSIIKNMPTKPNGTLGHKGARRRWGQAVFKAEDGWEEFEECDFGVSHSKKPSMCVFKETRKTDSPSWLSESVPAGPNHSTEENKNLPPAISLKSDSELSTASTAKQYYLKQSRYLPGVNPKNVSLIASGKDTNPYTWNNQLFPKSLGPTGAELAFKGSNAEESIIKPIEKLSCNESFPEKLQDSQGNLGSYATYNQSGYIPSFLKKEVGSAGQRIHLAPLGATASEYPWNTKTGQGQFSGPTYNPTAKNLNIVNRAQPVSSVHGRTDWVAKYGGHR from the exons ATGAACCGATACACAACCATGAGACAGCTGGGGGACGGCACTTATGGGAGTGTGCTGATGGGCAAGAGTATCGAATCAGGGGAGCTGGTGGCCATCAAAAG aATGAAGAGAAAGTTCTATTCTTGGGATGAATGTATGAACTTGAGAGAAGTTAAG TCTCTGAAGAAACTTAATCATGCCAATGTGATTAAACTGAAAGAAGTTATCAGAGAAAATGaccatctttattttatatttgaatatatgaaagaaaacctCTATCAATTAATGAAAGACAG AAACAAGTTGTTCCCTGAGTCGGTCATCAGAAATATTATGTATCAAATATTGCAAGGGCTGGCATTTATCCATAAACATG GCTTTTTTCATAGGGATATGAAACCAGAAAACTTGCTTTGTATGGGCCCAGAACTTGTGAAAATTGCCGACTTTGGACTTGCAAGAGAATTAAGGTCACAGCCACCGTATACTGATTATGTATCCACCAGATG GTATCGTGCTCCTGAAGTTTTATTAAGATCTTCAGTTTACAGCTCTCCCATTGACATGTGGGCTGTTGGGAGTATAATGGCTGAACTATACACGTTAAGACCACTTTTCCCAGGGACAAGTGAGGTCGATGAAATCTTTAAGATTTGCCAAGTTTTAGGGACTCCCAAAAAA AGTGACTGGCCGGAAGGGTACCAGCTTGCATCCTCTATGAATTTCCGCTTTCCCCAGTGTGTTCCTATAAACTTAAAAACTCTTATTCCCAATGCCAGTAGTGAAGCTATTCAGCTTATGACTGAAATGTTGAGTTGGAATCCAAAGAAACGACCAACAGCAAGCCAG GCATTGAAACACCCATATTTTCAAGTCGGTCAAGTATTAGGCCCTTCCTCACATCATCTGGAACCGAAACAGACTTTAAATAAGCATGTGCAACCACTAGAGTCAAAGCCACCTGTAGCTGATCTAGAACCTACGCCTCTGCCAGACGTAAGTGACCAGACTGCCGGACAGCCCCAGCCTAAAAACAGCCACCAGCCACTGCAGTCCATCCAGCCGCCACAGAACACGGGTGTCCAGCAACCGCCCAAGCAGCAGAATCAACAGAAACAGCCACCAACACTATTTCCAAGTATCATCAAAAACATGCCAACC AAGCCAAATGGCACTCTGGGCCATAAAGGTGCCAGGAGGCGTTGGGGTCAGGCTGTGTTCAAGGCTGAAGACGgttgggaagagtttgaggaatGTGACTTCGGGGTCTCCCATTCCAAGAAGCCAAGCATGTGCGTTTTCAAAGAAACGAGGAAAACAGATTCTCCATCTTG GCTTTCAGAGTCCGTACCTGCAGGCCCCAACCACTCAACAGAGGAAAACAAGAACTTACCCCCTGCTATTTCCCTAAAATCTGATTCGGAATTGTCAACTGCTTCAACAGCTAAACAGTACTATTTGAAACAATCAAGATACCTTCCAG GTGTAAACCCCAAGAACGTGTCCTTGATAGCCAGTGGAAAGGATACGAACCCATATACCTGGAATAACCAGTTATTTCCTAAGTCGTTGGGACCCACGGGGGCAGAACTTGCTTTCAAAGGGAGTAATGCAG AAGAAAGCATAATTAAACCAATTGAAAAACTATCATGCAATGAAAGTTTTCCTGAAAAATTACAGGACTCACAAG GAAATCTTGGAAGTTATGCTACTTACAATCAGTCAGGATATATTCCTTCCTTTCTCAAAAAAGAAGTGGGGTCAGCTGGCCAGAGGATACACTTAGCACCACTCGGTGCGACAGCTTCAG
- the MAK gene encoding serine/threonine-protein kinase MAK isoform X3 — protein sequence MNRYTTMRQLGDGTYGSVLMGKSIESGELVAIKRMKRKFYSWDECMNLREVKSLKKLNHANVIKLKEVIRENDHLYFIFEYMKENLYQLMKDRNKLFPESVIRNIMYQILQGLAFIHKHGFFHRDMKPENLLCMGPELVKIADFGLARELRSQPPYTDYVSTRWYRAPEVLLRSSVYSSPIDMWAVGSIMAELYTLRPLFPGTSEVDEIFKICQVLGTPKKSDWPEGYQLASSMNFRFPQCVPINLKTLIPNASSEAIQLMTEMLSWNPKKRPTASQALKHPYFQVGQVLGPSSHHLEPKQTLNKHVQPLESKPPVADLEPTPLPDVSDQTAGQPQPKNSHQPLQSIQPPQNTGVQQPPKQQNQQKQPPTLFPSIIKNMPTKPNGTLGHKGARRRWGQAVFKAEDGWEEFEECDFGVSHSKKPSMCVFKETRKTDSPSWLSESVPAGPNHSTEENKNLPPAISLKSDSELSTASTAKQYYLKQSRYLPGVNPKNVSLIASGKDTNPYTWNNQLFPKSLGPTGAELAFKGSNAEYPWNTKTGQGQFSGPTYNPTAKNLNIVNRAQPVSSVHGRTDWVAKYGGHR from the exons ATGAACCGATACACAACCATGAGACAGCTGGGGGACGGCACTTATGGGAGTGTGCTGATGGGCAAGAGTATCGAATCAGGGGAGCTGGTGGCCATCAAAAG aATGAAGAGAAAGTTCTATTCTTGGGATGAATGTATGAACTTGAGAGAAGTTAAG TCTCTGAAGAAACTTAATCATGCCAATGTGATTAAACTGAAAGAAGTTATCAGAGAAAATGaccatctttattttatatttgaatatatgaaagaaaacctCTATCAATTAATGAAAGACAG AAACAAGTTGTTCCCTGAGTCGGTCATCAGAAATATTATGTATCAAATATTGCAAGGGCTGGCATTTATCCATAAACATG GCTTTTTTCATAGGGATATGAAACCAGAAAACTTGCTTTGTATGGGCCCAGAACTTGTGAAAATTGCCGACTTTGGACTTGCAAGAGAATTAAGGTCACAGCCACCGTATACTGATTATGTATCCACCAGATG GTATCGTGCTCCTGAAGTTTTATTAAGATCTTCAGTTTACAGCTCTCCCATTGACATGTGGGCTGTTGGGAGTATAATGGCTGAACTATACACGTTAAGACCACTTTTCCCAGGGACAAGTGAGGTCGATGAAATCTTTAAGATTTGCCAAGTTTTAGGGACTCCCAAAAAA AGTGACTGGCCGGAAGGGTACCAGCTTGCATCCTCTATGAATTTCCGCTTTCCCCAGTGTGTTCCTATAAACTTAAAAACTCTTATTCCCAATGCCAGTAGTGAAGCTATTCAGCTTATGACTGAAATGTTGAGTTGGAATCCAAAGAAACGACCAACAGCAAGCCAG GCATTGAAACACCCATATTTTCAAGTCGGTCAAGTATTAGGCCCTTCCTCACATCATCTGGAACCGAAACAGACTTTAAATAAGCATGTGCAACCACTAGAGTCAAAGCCACCTGTAGCTGATCTAGAACCTACGCCTCTGCCAGACGTAAGTGACCAGACTGCCGGACAGCCCCAGCCTAAAAACAGCCACCAGCCACTGCAGTCCATCCAGCCGCCACAGAACACGGGTGTCCAGCAACCGCCCAAGCAGCAGAATCAACAGAAACAGCCACCAACACTATTTCCAAGTATCATCAAAAACATGCCAACC AAGCCAAATGGCACTCTGGGCCATAAAGGTGCCAGGAGGCGTTGGGGTCAGGCTGTGTTCAAGGCTGAAGACGgttgggaagagtttgaggaatGTGACTTCGGGGTCTCCCATTCCAAGAAGCCAAGCATGTGCGTTTTCAAAGAAACGAGGAAAACAGATTCTCCATCTTG GCTTTCAGAGTCCGTACCTGCAGGCCCCAACCACTCAACAGAGGAAAACAAGAACTTACCCCCTGCTATTTCCCTAAAATCTGATTCGGAATTGTCAACTGCTTCAACAGCTAAACAGTACTATTTGAAACAATCAAGATACCTTCCAG GTGTAAACCCCAAGAACGTGTCCTTGATAGCCAGTGGAAAGGATACGAACCCATATACCTGGAATAACCAGTTATTTCCTAAGTCGTTGGGACCCACGGGGGCAGAACTTGCTTTCAAAGGGAGTAATGCAG